A single region of the Undibacterium piscinae genome encodes:
- a CDS encoding ABC transporter permease codes for MFEDFHLSSILVATIRNAPVLMFAALAGLFAERSGIVDLALEGKMLAAAFVSAAVAYATQNPWMGVLAGIAISVVIALLQGFVSITQKGNQLVAGIALNITISGLTFVLAQFFFSQGGRTPDLGQARLFDIVLPGSALVADIPFLGCFYTQFLGGHSALVYLAFALLPVVHWIIYHSSFGLRLRAVGENPHAADAAGVSVERTRFIAMLCAGVLCSFSGAYLSLVQSGFFLRDMSAGNGYLALTALVFGNWRPLHTALGCLMFGFFAALQVQIEGVTFPGIGKIPGSLIQMIPYVITVIVLAGLMAKSVAPKAIGIPFVKSR; via the coding sequence ATGTTTGAAGATTTCCATTTATCCAGCATCCTGGTTGCTACCATACGCAATGCCCCGGTACTGATGTTTGCCGCATTGGCCGGTTTATTCGCAGAACGCAGCGGTATCGTCGATCTGGCTCTGGAAGGCAAGATGCTGGCCGCCGCCTTTGTTTCGGCTGCGGTCGCGTATGCCACGCAAAATCCATGGATGGGCGTATTGGCAGGCATCGCCATTTCGGTAGTGATTGCGCTGCTGCAGGGTTTCGTCAGCATCACGCAAAAAGGCAATCAGTTGGTCGCGGGTATCGCCCTTAACATTACCATCAGCGGTCTGACCTTTGTGCTGGCGCAGTTTTTCTTTTCCCAGGGCGGCCGTACCCCGGACCTGGGTCAGGCGCGCCTGTTTGACATCGTCTTGCCTGGCTCGGCGCTGGTGGCCGACATCCCTTTCCTGGGTTGTTTCTATACCCAATTTTTAGGCGGTCATAGCGCGCTCGTGTATCTGGCCTTCGCCCTGCTCCCTGTAGTGCACTGGATTATCTATCACAGCAGCTTTGGTTTGCGCCTGCGCGCAGTCGGTGAAAACCCGCACGCCGCCGATGCGGCAGGTGTCAGCGTAGAGCGCACCCGTTTCATCGCGATGCTATGCGCCGGTGTGCTTTGTTCGTTTTCCGGTGCTTACCTGTCGCTGGTGCAAAGTGGCTTTTTCCTGCGCGACATGTCTGCCGGTAACGGCTATCTGGCATTGACGGCCTTGGTATTCGGGAACTGGCGTCCTTTACACACGGCGCTAGGCTGCCTGATGTTCGGCTTCTTTGCAGCACTACAGGTGCAGATAGAAGGCGTGACTTTCCCTGGCATAGGAAAAATACCTGGCTCGCTGATACAAATGATTCCTTATGTAATTACTGTCATTGTCCTGGCAGGTTTGATGGCCAAGTCAGTCGCGCCTAAGGCGATAGGCATACCGTTTGTGAAGTCACGTTAA
- a CDS encoding ABC transporter permease has protein sequence MNNTDLPRWATALALPLLNLLSALLVAALVIYLLGENPLESLAILINAALLNPEGLGYTLFYASTFIFTGLSVSVAMQAGLFNIGSEGQMYLGGLGITLVVLALDSSMPSGLLIPLAILGSAVFGAAWAYLPGYLQAKRGSHIVVTTIMFNFIAASLMNFIIVAYLIPAGQQNTASRIFADSSWLPKLNGLFPVLGETPLNISFILALLALLIYGIAVWRSAWGYQLRATGLNQHAAHYAGISITKTIVVAMLISGALAGLGAVNSLMGSTHYLNLNFPAGAGFIGIAIALMGRQHPIGILLSSILFGALIQGGFDLSLEKPNIPPETFIFIQGLIILFCGAMENLYAPAISSLLNAKSKFSSRNSDV, from the coding sequence ATGAATAACACTGATCTGCCACGCTGGGCGACTGCCCTGGCCCTGCCCTTACTCAATCTGCTATCAGCGCTGCTGGTGGCGGCACTGGTGATTTATCTGCTGGGCGAGAATCCGCTTGAGTCTTTAGCCATACTGATCAATGCCGCGCTACTCAATCCGGAAGGCCTGGGTTACACCCTGTTTTACGCCTCCACCTTCATCTTCACCGGGCTATCGGTCTCGGTAGCGATGCAGGCCGGCTTATTCAATATCGGCAGTGAAGGCCAGATGTATTTAGGTGGATTAGGAATCACCCTGGTAGTGCTCGCACTCGATAGCAGCATGCCATCCGGGCTCCTGATTCCGCTGGCGATTCTGGGCAGTGCGGTATTTGGTGCAGCCTGGGCTTATCTGCCCGGCTACCTGCAAGCCAAGCGCGGCAGCCACATCGTGGTCACCACCATCATGTTTAATTTCATCGCCGCCAGCCTGATGAATTTCATCATTGTTGCCTATCTGATTCCGGCCGGGCAGCAAAATACCGCCAGCCGCATTTTTGCCGACAGCAGTTGGCTGCCCAAACTCAATGGCCTGTTTCCGGTATTAGGTGAGACCCCCCTCAATATCAGCTTTATCCTGGCGCTGCTAGCCCTGCTGATCTACGGAATCGCGGTATGGCGTTCAGCCTGGGGCTATCAATTGCGCGCCACCGGTTTAAACCAGCATGCTGCGCACTATGCGGGAATCTCGATTACTAAAACCATTGTGGTTGCAATGCTGATTTCCGGGGCTTTGGCCGGACTCGGTGCCGTCAATTCGCTGATGGGCTCTACCCACTACCTCAATCTCAATTTTCCCGCAGGCGCCGGTTTTATCGGCATTGCTATTGCCCTCATGGGTCGTCAGCACCCTATCGGCATCCTACTATCTTCGATACTATTTGGCGCCCTGATACAAGGTGGCTTTGATCTATCACTGGAAAAACCGAATATCCCGCCTGAGACTTTTATTTTCATTCAAGGTCTCATCATCTTGTTTTGCGGTGCCATGGAGAATCTGTACGCACCAGCAATCAGCTCACTGTTGAACGCTAAGTCTAAATTCAGCTCAAGGAATAGCGATGTTTGA
- a CDS encoding BMP family ABC transporter substrate-binding protein: MKLHRLCLALASLFTAASVHAADPKLAIIYDAGGKFDKSFNQSASEGAERFKKETKISYMEVQVANDAQTEQVLRNLARKNVDLIAAIGFAQSQAVQNIAKEFPKTKFVLIDGVASGDNVSSVLFKEQEGSYLVGVAAAMASKTKKLGFIGGMDIPLIRAFVCGYAQGAKSVDAKIEITQNIVGSTSSSWNDPAKGAELARAQFERGVDVLFAAAGGSGMGSLQMAKEKGKLAIGVDSNQNALHPGTMLTSMVKRVDQAIYDSFMQVKNGTFKGGLSNKGLQEAGVDWALDKDNRSLISPEIEKRVNAAKQDILSGKVKVIDSRVANKCPV; encoded by the coding sequence ATGAAACTACATCGACTCTGTCTGGCCTTGGCAAGCTTGTTCACTGCTGCAAGCGTTCATGCCGCCGATCCAAAACTGGCGATCATTTATGATGCTGGTGGAAAGTTTGACAAATCATTCAATCAGTCCGCCTCGGAAGGCGCTGAGCGCTTCAAGAAAGAAACCAAGATCTCGTATATGGAAGTACAGGTCGCCAACGATGCACAGACCGAACAGGTGTTGCGTAATCTGGCCCGTAAAAATGTCGACCTGATCGCTGCAATTGGTTTTGCGCAAAGTCAGGCCGTGCAAAATATCGCAAAAGAATTCCCGAAAACAAAATTCGTCCTGATTGATGGTGTCGCCAGCGGTGACAATGTCAGCTCAGTCTTATTTAAGGAACAAGAAGGTTCCTACCTGGTGGGTGTGGCCGCAGCCATGGCCAGCAAAACCAAAAAACTTGGCTTTATCGGCGGCATGGATATCCCATTGATACGTGCATTTGTCTGCGGTTATGCACAGGGTGCCAAATCGGTCGATGCGAAAATCGAGATTACCCAAAATATCGTCGGCAGCACATCCTCGTCCTGGAATGATCCGGCCAAGGGTGCGGAATTGGCACGTGCCCAATTTGAACGCGGGGTCGACGTGTTGTTTGCCGCAGCCGGCGGTAGCGGCATGGGCAGTCTGCAAATGGCCAAAGAAAAAGGCAAGCTGGCGATAGGCGTTGACTCCAATCAGAATGCGCTACATCCGGGCACGATGCTGACCTCCATGGTCAAACGCGTTGACCAGGCGATCTACGACAGTTTCATGCAAGTCAAGAATGGCACATTCAAAGGCGGACTCAGCAACAAGGGCCTGCAGGAAGCCGGTGTTGACTGGGCGCTAGACAAAGATAACCGCAGCCTGATCAGCCCTGAGATAGAAAAACGCGTCAATGCAGCCAAGCAAGATATCCTTAGCGGAAAAGTCAAAGTCATAGACTCACGCGTAGCCAATAAGTGCCCGGTCTAA
- the rbsK gene encoding ribokinase, with amino-acid sequence MKPCITVVGSVNMDLVFRTPRMPALGETLLGHEFRQIPGGKGANQAVAAARQGADVSFIGAVGADGFGEFSRNCLNAEGIKLTYLSTCQNVATGVAGILVDDNGNNSIVLAAGANASLSEAHIDAASTAISSAQFLICQLETPLVSVSRAIAIARAHGVKVILNPAPAQALPDSLLQQVDYLVVNETEASQLSDSMVTDLDSAKTATQKLLQRGVATVLLTMGEHGALISTPDECHFIPAITVDVVDTTAAGDTFVGAFAVGLANGLSLLEASVEAQYTAALTVTRLGAQTSIPHRQQVLEFIASRTGN; translated from the coding sequence ATGAAGCCTTGCATCACCGTTGTCGGTAGCGTCAATATGGATCTAGTGTTCCGCACACCGCGCATGCCCGCCTTAGGCGAAACCCTACTCGGCCATGAATTTCGTCAAATACCTGGCGGTAAAGGGGCGAATCAGGCAGTCGCCGCTGCGCGTCAGGGTGCCGACGTTAGCTTTATCGGTGCGGTCGGTGCGGACGGCTTCGGTGAGTTTTCCCGTAATTGCCTGAACGCGGAAGGCATCAAGCTGACCTACCTTAGCACCTGCCAGAATGTGGCTACCGGGGTGGCCGGAATTCTGGTCGACGACAACGGCAATAACAGTATAGTGCTGGCGGCCGGCGCGAATGCCAGCCTGTCAGAAGCGCATATAGACGCGGCCAGTACCGCGATCAGCTCTGCCCAATTCCTCATCTGCCAACTGGAAACTCCTTTAGTATCGGTTAGTCGTGCCATCGCCATCGCCCGTGCGCATGGCGTCAAGGTGATCCTGAATCCGGCGCCGGCACAAGCCTTGCCGGACAGCTTGCTGCAACAGGTCGATTATCTGGTGGTCAATGAAACCGAGGCCTCGCAACTGAGTGACAGCATGGTGACTGATCTCGATAGCGCAAAAACCGCTACGCAAAAATTATTACAGCGTGGTGTTGCAACGGTCTTATTGACCATGGGTGAACACGGTGCCTTGATCAGTACCCCTGATGAATGCCATTTTATTCCCGCCATCACCGTTGACGTAGTCGATACCACCGCCGCCGGCGACACCTTTGTCGGCGCGTTTGCAGTCGGACTGGCAAACGGCTTAAGTCTGCTCGAGGCCAGCGTAGAGGCGCAATATACGGCCGCCCTGACAGTCACCCGATTAGGCGCACAAACCTCGATCCCGCACCGCCAGCAAGTGCTGGAGTTTATCGCCAGCCGTACAGGCAACTAA
- a CDS encoding DUF3426 domain-containing protein produces the protein MALATQCPHCHTAFRVANDQLKLHAGLVRCGACQQTFNGIEYLLAPGHSPSTVATPVVQAPLAPQPSAPAIEEPSAAAPLAAPEAAQESISSAPSDSATLPEPTDSTDFLDFDLGDELPAQASAKDQAQDQDQAATLTTSIATALAATQDSSQNSGQEFAPKFDQEPGLEQEIGQFELETRSTLMNQSDSDWSVSEPQDDQPQDSVVATIPAAEHLTPAGHADQQAYQRKEPVYSGLDLDAMNAASINDNLSDSLSAPGSDAGAADRDDDKDSEQHPEKPDFVVKAEKKQKRSKVMRALQAVLSLLLLLFLLAQATYTLRDTIAAWLPQTKPALQDICRRLHCQIALPSQIEMISIESNELEAIDAGRKIFSLALQLQNKSGTLQNWPMLELILNDGKGKTLLQKVFTPEEYLSNKSDVAKGFTAGSEQSIKLFFELSGIKASGYHVGVFYP, from the coding sequence ATGGCACTCGCGACACAATGCCCTCATTGTCATACCGCTTTTCGGGTTGCCAATGACCAGCTAAAACTGCACGCAGGTTTAGTGCGTTGTGGCGCGTGCCAGCAAACCTTTAATGGCATCGAATACTTACTGGCGCCTGGCCATAGTCCGTCAACCGTCGCCACCCCGGTAGTGCAAGCGCCCTTGGCACCGCAGCCAAGCGCCCCTGCGATTGAAGAACCTAGCGCCGCAGCGCCGCTGGCAGCGCCTGAAGCTGCGCAAGAAAGTATTTCCTCCGCGCCATCAGACTCAGCGACATTACCGGAACCAACCGATTCAACAGACTTCCTCGATTTTGATCTTGGTGATGAGTTACCGGCACAGGCTAGCGCTAAGGATCAGGCTCAGGATCAGGATCAGGCGGCGACGCTAACAACATCAATCGCAACAGCGCTAGCAGCAACGCAAGACAGCAGTCAAAATTCCGGCCAAGAATTCGCCCCAAAATTCGACCAAGAACCTGGTCTTGAACAGGAAATCGGGCAATTTGAACTGGAAACACGCTCTACCCTGATGAATCAAAGCGATAGCGACTGGTCGGTCAGCGAACCGCAGGACGATCAGCCGCAAGACAGCGTAGTAGCAACAATACCGGCCGCAGAACATCTGACACCGGCCGGGCACGCTGACCAGCAAGCTTATCAGCGCAAGGAACCCGTCTATTCAGGGCTTGATCTGGACGCGATGAATGCCGCCTCAATCAATGACAATCTAAGCGACAGTCTGAGCGCCCCAGGCAGCGACGCCGGTGCCGCAGATCGCGACGACGACAAGGATAGCGAGCAGCATCCGGAGAAGCCTGACTTTGTCGTCAAGGCCGAGAAAAAACAAAAACGCAGCAAAGTCATGCGTGCTTTACAGGCCGTGCTATCGCTGCTGCTGTTGCTGTTCCTGCTGGCTCAGGCTACGTACACCTTGCGTGACACGATCGCCGCATGGTTGCCGCAGACCAAACCGGCCTTGCAGGATATTTGTCGTCGCTTGCATTGCCAGATTGCGCTGCCGTCACAAATAGAAATGATTTCGATCGAGTCGAATGAACTCGAAGCGATTGATGCCGGACGAAAAATATTTTCACTTGCGCTGCAATTGCAAAACAAGAGCGGCACACTGCAAAACTGGCCTATGCTGGAATTGATTCTTAACGACGGCAAAGGCAAGACCTTGCTGCAAAAGGTATTTACTCCCGAGGAATATCTATCGAATAAGAGCGATGTCGCCAAAGGCTTTACTGCGGGCAGCGAGCAATCGATTAAACTCTTTTTCGAGTTATCCGGAATAAAAGCCTCTGGTTATCACGTTGGAGTGTTCTACCCCTAG
- the prmA gene encoding 50S ribosomal protein L11 methyltransferase produces MGWIEIVIEVAREHAEGLSDALMDAGALSVSVEDADEGTEAERPLFGEPGMEPDENAWDRSRVVALADTDTNHADLVAEAAAAIALAEVPNYTLRSVADQDWVRLTQSQFEPIHIGKNIWVVPSWHEVPDANALVLELDPGLAFGTGSHPTTRLCMEWLEAHAPKDSTVLDYGCGSGILAMVAEKLAAKSVVGVDIDPQAIESARFNAERNRCNIEFSLPKEFGIAHPATEKFDVVVANILSSPLKLMAPMLSGRVAPGGSLILSGVLSRQAEEVAAAYAPFITLTVWAEHEGWVALSGNLPA; encoded by the coding sequence ATGGGTTGGATAGAAATAGTCATTGAAGTTGCACGCGAACACGCCGAAGGCCTGTCCGATGCCTTGATGGATGCCGGTGCCTTATCGGTATCGGTTGAAGATGCCGACGAAGGAACTGAGGCAGAACGACCACTGTTCGGCGAACCTGGCATGGAACCGGATGAAAACGCCTGGGACCGCAGCCGCGTAGTAGCGCTGGCCGATACCGACACCAATCACGCCGATCTGGTGGCAGAAGCTGCCGCTGCCATCGCGCTGGCCGAAGTACCAAACTATACCCTGCGTTCGGTTGCCGATCAGGATTGGGTACGCCTGACCCAATCGCAGTTTGAACCTATCCATATCGGCAAAAATATCTGGGTCGTGCCAAGCTGGCACGAAGTCCCGGACGCCAATGCACTGGTACTGGAGCTTGACCCTGGTCTCGCTTTCGGCACCGGTAGCCATCCGACTACCCGCCTGTGCATGGAATGGCTGGAAGCGCATGCACCAAAAGATTCGACGGTACTCGATTACGGTTGTGGCTCAGGAATTCTGGCGATGGTTGCCGAAAAGCTAGCCGCCAAATCGGTGGTCGGTGTTGATATCGATCCGCAAGCGATAGAATCGGCGCGCTTTAACGCCGAGCGCAATCGCTGCAACATAGAATTTTCCCTGCCTAAGGAATTTGGCATCGCCCATCCTGCGACAGAAAAATTCGACGTGGTGGTCGCCAATATCCTGTCTAGCCCATTGAAGTTGATGGCACCTATGCTGTCCGGTCGCGTAGCGCCAGGCGGATCGCTGATTTTATCCGGCGTATTATCGCGTCAGGCAGAAGAAGTTGCCGCCGCCTATGCGCCGTTTATCACGCTTACCGTCTGGGCTGAGCACGAAGGTTGGGTTGCCTTGTCCGGCAATTTGCCAGCTTAA
- a CDS encoding acetyl-CoA carboxylase biotin carboxyl carrier protein — MDLRKLKTLIDLVAESDIAELEVTEGEGKVRIVKSSAVPQNQMVMMQQPMMQHAMPQQPMQAAPVASAPVAVVPAIPDGHVVKSPMVGTFYRSASPGSPPFAEIGKSINAGDTLCIIEAMKLLNEIESDFAGTIKQILVENGQPVEYGQPLFIIG, encoded by the coding sequence ATGGATTTAAGAAAACTCAAGACCTTGATCGACTTAGTAGCCGAATCAGATATTGCAGAACTAGAAGTCACTGAAGGCGAAGGTAAAGTACGCATCGTCAAATCATCGGCAGTGCCGCAGAATCAGATGGTCATGATGCAGCAACCTATGATGCAGCACGCCATGCCCCAGCAGCCTATGCAAGCGGCTCCGGTCGCCAGCGCACCGGTCGCAGTGGTTCCGGCGATACCTGACGGTCACGTGGTGAAGTCTCCTATGGTCGGCACATTCTACCGTTCCGCTTCGCCAGGTTCACCACCGTTCGCTGAAATTGGCAAGAGCATCAATGCAGGCGACACGCTGTGCATTATCGAAGCGATGAAGCTTCTCAATGAGATCGAAAGTGACTTTGCCGGCACTATCAAACAAATTTTGGTAGAAAACGGCCAGCCAGTTGAGTACGGTCAGCCTTTGTTCATCATAGGCTAA
- the aroQ gene encoding type II 3-dehydroquinate dehydratase — MASKLLLLNGPNLNLLGTREPAVYGSGTLADIESAAEKQAESAGASLTCFQSNHEGALIDRIHAARLEQVDAIIINPGGLTHTSVALRDALAGVAIPFIEVHISNVHQRESFRHHSYLSGVAKGVICGLGTDGYRLAIDFSLKNL, encoded by the coding sequence ATGGCAAGCAAACTACTGCTGCTAAATGGACCAAACCTGAATTTACTAGGAACGCGTGAACCCGCCGTCTATGGCTCGGGCACGCTGGCAGACATTGAGTCGGCGGCAGAAAAACAGGCAGAATCAGCTGGCGCAAGCCTGACTTGCTTTCAAAGCAATCATGAAGGTGCGCTGATAGACCGCATTCATGCCGCCCGTCTTGAGCAGGTCGATGCCATCATCATTAATCCTGGTGGATTAACCCATACCAGCGTTGCCTTGCGAGATGCATTGGCTGGCGTAGCGATCCCGTTTATCGAAGTGCATATTTCCAATGTGCATCAAAGGGAGTCGTTCCGGCATCACTCTTACCTGTCCGGAGTGGCCAAGGGCGTGATCTGCGGCTTAGGCACCGACGGCTACCGACTAGCGATTGACTTCTCCCTAAAAAATCTATAA
- a CDS encoding TlpA family protein disulfide reductase — protein MNKRFLTIALVCGLLFTGIGIFVGNRHTEAKAPQDGAVQKLMGLSLTDSQGTVQKISQWQGKILLVNFWATWCAPCVQEMPELSALQTELSKNNVQLLGLGIDSPSNIKEFATKYGISYPLFSAGMEGTELSRQMGNQAGGLPFTLLIAADGSIAKTYLGRLKMDELRADISKLTGAR, from the coding sequence ATGAATAAACGTTTTCTCACCATTGCACTGGTCTGCGGCCTGCTATTTACCGGCATAGGCATCTTTGTAGGCAATCGCCATACCGAAGCAAAGGCACCGCAAGACGGCGCCGTACAAAAATTGATGGGCTTATCGCTGACCGATAGTCAGGGTACGGTACAAAAAATATCCCAATGGCAAGGAAAAATCCTGCTGGTCAACTTCTGGGCAACCTGGTGCGCACCTTGCGTACAAGAAATGCCGGAATTATCCGCCCTGCAAACAGAACTGAGCAAAAATAATGTGCAACTGCTGGGACTGGGGATCGACAGTCCTTCGAATATCAAGGAATTCGCGACTAAGTATGGCATCAGCTACCCCTTATTCTCGGCGGGCATGGAAGGCACGGAGCTATCGCGCCAGATGGGTAACCAGGCCGGAGGACTGCCGTTTACGCTGCTGATTGCAGCCGATGGCAGCATCGCCAAGACCTATCTGGGACGTTTAAAAATGGACGAACTACGCGCAGATATAAGCAAATTAACAGGAGCACGATAA
- the mpl gene encoding UDP-N-acetylmuramate:L-alanyl-gamma-D-glutamyl-meso-diaminopimelate ligase yields the protein MHIHILGICGTFMGGLAVLAKQAGHTVTGCDANVYPPMSTQLEAQGIALTEGFGKEQVELAPDLFVIGNVVSRGNPLMEEILNRGLPYISGPQWMGEHILQDKWVLAVAGTHGKTTTSAMLAWILEFAGYAPGFLIGGVPLNFGISARLSGAGSDSVASSDFFVIEADEYDTAFFDKRSKFVHYHAKTAILNNLEYDHADIFPDVAAIETQFHHLVRTVPGIGRLIVNGQEATLRNVLQRGCWSETEFFAGTDTTTSATQGWSLNLQQGEDFDVLFNGQLQGTVCWALNGAHNRMNALAAIAAARHVGVAPAIAIEALAQFVNVKRRMEVRGVAGGVTVVDDFAHHPTAIATTVAGLRRKVGSARILAVLEPRSNTMKLGSMKQALPASLEQADLVFAYSASTGKDVVGWNLAETLAPLGEKASAYSDMDALVAAIVSQARAGDTILAMSNGGFGGIHQKLLTALAAKAALPASVTGA from the coding sequence ATGCATATTCATATATTAGGTATTTGCGGCACCTTCATGGGCGGATTGGCGGTACTGGCCAAACAGGCAGGCCACACCGTCACTGGCTGCGATGCCAATGTCTATCCGCCTATGAGCACGCAACTGGAGGCGCAAGGTATCGCCCTGACCGAAGGTTTTGGCAAGGAGCAGGTCGAGCTTGCCCCTGATCTGTTTGTGATAGGCAATGTCGTGTCGCGTGGCAACCCTTTGATGGAGGAGATACTCAACCGCGGTTTGCCGTATATCTCCGGTCCGCAATGGATGGGCGAACATATCTTGCAGGATAAGTGGGTGCTGGCGGTCGCCGGTACACATGGCAAGACCACCACCTCAGCCATGCTGGCATGGATTCTGGAATTTGCCGGTTATGCGCCAGGCTTTCTGATTGGTGGCGTGCCGCTGAATTTCGGTATCTCGGCGCGCTTATCAGGCGCTGGTTCTGATAGCGTTGCGTCTTCCGATTTTTTCGTGATTGAAGCTGATGAGTACGATACCGCTTTTTTTGATAAACGTAGCAAATTCGTTCACTATCACGCCAAAACCGCGATCCTGAATAATCTGGAATACGATCACGCCGATATTTTCCCTGACGTGGCGGCGATAGAAACCCAGTTCCATCATCTGGTCAGGACGGTGCCTGGCATAGGGCGCCTGATCGTTAACGGACAGGAAGCGACACTGCGCAATGTGTTACAGCGCGGTTGCTGGAGTGAAACGGAATTTTTCGCAGGGACGGACACCACCACGAGCGCGACACAGGGCTGGAGCCTGAACTTGCAGCAGGGTGAAGATTTTGACGTGCTGTTCAATGGCCAGTTGCAGGGCACCGTGTGCTGGGCCTTGAATGGTGCGCATAACCGCATGAACGCGCTGGCGGCGATCGCCGCGGCCAGACACGTTGGGGTGGCACCGGCTATCGCGATCGAGGCTTTGGCGCAGTTTGTGAATGTTAAGCGTCGTATGGAAGTGCGCGGCGTGGCCGGCGGCGTGACTGTCGTCGATGATTTTGCCCATCACCCTACCGCGATAGCCACTACCGTCGCCGGTTTGCGCCGCAAGGTCGGCAGCGCCAGAATCCTGGCGGTGCTGGAGCCGCGTTCCAATACCATGAAGCTGGGAAGCATGAAACAGGCTTTGCCTGCCAGTCTGGAGCAGGCTGACCTGGTGTTTGCCTACAGTGCCAGTACCGGTAAGGATGTGGTTGGCTGGAATCTGGCGGAAACGCTGGCGCCACTAGGCGAGAAAGCCAGTGCCTACAGTGATATGGACGCACTGGTAGCGGCGATCGTCAGTCAGGCGCGCGCCGGTGACACGATATTGGCGATGAGTAACGGCGGTTTTGGCGGGATCCACCAAAAGCTGCTGACGGCCTTGGCTGCCAAGGCCGCTTTGCCTGCATCTGTGACCGGAGCCTAG
- a CDS encoding alpha/beta fold hydrolase produces MILYLHGFRSSPASFKARKMAEYLQQAGRGHEYICPQLPASPLLAIQQIEAILSAYPAHQVTLVGSSLGGYYATWIAERYGCKAILLNPAVKPPRDLEKYVGVTTAYHSDEVFEFKPEYVAQLRAYEVAAITRPERYFLLAATGDEVLDWREMTAHYPAARQLIIEGSDHGMADFVDYLDLILAFCDAE; encoded by the coding sequence ATGATTTTGTATTTACACGGGTTTCGCTCTTCTCCCGCTTCGTTTAAGGCGCGCAAGATGGCGGAGTATTTGCAGCAGGCCGGGCGCGGCCACGAATATATTTGTCCGCAATTACCCGCCTCACCCTTGCTGGCGATACAGCAGATCGAAGCTATCCTTAGCGCTTATCCTGCGCATCAGGTAACGCTGGTGGGTTCGTCGCTGGGCGGCTATTACGCAACCTGGATTGCCGAGCGATATGGCTGCAAGGCGATTTTACTCAATCCGGCAGTCAAGCCGCCGCGTGATCTGGAAAAATATGTGGGTGTCACTACCGCCTATCACAGCGACGAAGTGTTTGAGTTTAAGCCTGAATATGTGGCGCAACTGCGTGCTTATGAAGTGGCGGCGATTACCCGGCCGGAACGTTATTTTTTGCTGGCGGCAACCGGTGACGAAGTCCTGGATTGGCGTGAAATGACGGCGCACTATCCGGCTGCCAGGCAGCTGATTATCGAAGGCAGTGATCATGGTATGGCTGATTTTGTCGATTATCTTGATCTTATCCTGGCATTTTGTGATGCAGAGTAA
- a CDS encoding chorismate lyase, with amino-acid sequence MQSKQSTAFLRAAQWHNHVNAVRASVQMRDWLTNRASLTARLVARCRQFRVQRLHQGRAICLADEFAEIGLARPLKVIEREVLLRCDGEVMVYAHTVVPMTANATQWPLFAALGEKSLGSTLFSDPLVQRCALSYARLRPGHALMQRIRDLRLLDDDAVSLLARRSVFRRKGACLLVTEVFLPRIASLKDTSGEY; translated from the coding sequence ATGCAGAGTAAGCAATCAACTGCGTTCCTCAGGGCTGCGCAATGGCATAATCATGTCAATGCGGTGCGTGCATCGGTACAGATGCGCGATTGGCTGACTAATCGCGCTTCCCTGACGGCCAGACTGGTAGCGCGCTGCCGGCAATTCCGGGTGCAGCGCTTGCATCAGGGCAGGGCAATTTGCCTGGCCGATGAGTTTGCCGAGATAGGCTTAGCCAGGCCACTGAAAGTGATAGAGCGCGAAGTGTTGTTGCGTTGTGACGGTGAGGTGATGGTGTATGCCCATACCGTGGTGCCGATGACGGCCAATGCGACACAATGGCCATTGTTTGCGGCGCTGGGCGAGAAATCCCTCGGTAGCACCTTGTTCAGCGATCCTTTAGTGCAGCGCTGTGCGCTAAGTTATGCCCGGTTGCGCCCCGGTCATGCCCTGATGCAGCGTATCAGGGATTTGCGCTTGCTCGATGATGATGCTGTCAGTTTGCTGGCGCGGCGTTCGGTGTTCCGGCGCAAGGGGGCCTGCCTGCTGGTGACCGAGGTTTTTTTACCCCGGATCGCGTCCCTGAAGGATACTAGTGGTGAGTATTAA